From the Oleiharenicola lentus genome, one window contains:
- the rpmI gene encoding 50S ribosomal protein L35, whose product MQKTKKSVAKRFKLSATGKLIRRTPGFRHLLAAKSTKSKRRASRDKLVAPGHAEPLKRCLPFGL is encoded by the coding sequence ATGCAAAAGACCAAAAAGTCCGTTGCCAAGCGCTTCAAATTGTCCGCCACGGGCAAGTTGATCCGGCGCACGCCCGGGTTCCGTCACCTGCTGGCCGCCAAGAGCACGAAGTCCAAACGCCGTGCTTCCCGCGACAAGCTGGTGGCCCCCGGTCATGCCGAGCCGCTCAAGCGCTGTCTGCCCTTTGGGCTCTAA
- the rplT gene encoding 50S ribosomal protein L20, whose amino-acid sequence MPRVTNSPASRKRRKKVLKYAKGYFGNKSKLFRYAKEAVQHAWQYAYIDRKKKKANMRGLWIVRLNAACREAGLSYSRFIEGLKAAKIELDRRQLSEIAIADAVAFKALVEKSKAALKSKPGVTLQKA is encoded by the coding sequence ATGCCTCGTGTCACAAACTCCCCCGCGTCGCGCAAGCGCCGCAAGAAAGTGCTGAAATACGCCAAGGGCTATTTCGGCAACAAGTCCAAGCTGTTCCGCTACGCCAAGGAAGCGGTCCAGCATGCCTGGCAATACGCCTACATCGACCGCAAGAAGAAGAAGGCCAACATGCGCGGCCTTTGGATCGTGCGTCTGAACGCCGCCTGCCGCGAGGCCGGCCTCAGCTACAGCCGCTTCATCGAGGGTCTCAAGGCTGCGAAGATCGAGCTCGATCGTCGCCAGCTCTCCGAGATCGCGATCGCCGACGCCGTCGCCTTCAAGGCCCTGGTCGAGAAGTCCAAGGCCGCGCTGAAGAGCAAGCCGGGCGTCACCCTCCAGAAGGCCTGA
- the pheS gene encoding phenylalanine--tRNA ligase subunit alpha has translation MQETISAILAKAQPELAALKTRAEFEAAKARYVGPNGEFTALMKQMGAVPKEQRPAMGKLVNEAKAQLSAQLDATLERIAAAEIAAQLGPIVDPTLPSPDPGPGTMHPLTQVREEMCRILRKAGFTVADGPEVETEYYCFDALNTPADHPARAEQDTFYFPENAKFGNIARKVPGEKYLLRTHTSSVQIRTMLKGEPPIRIVSPGRVYRRDTTDATHSANFHQLECLYVDKNVTVRDLKALLDYIFASLLGKDTKTRFRPHYFGYTEPSFEVDLSAKHLPKVNKEWIEIGGCGMVDPSVFEAVGYDPEVWTGYAFGMGLERLAMLVYGIDDIRYFYQNDVRFLKQFA, from the coding sequence ATGCAAGAAACCATCTCCGCGATCCTCGCCAAGGCCCAGCCCGAGCTGGCCGCGCTCAAGACGCGCGCCGAGTTCGAAGCCGCCAAGGCCCGCTACGTCGGCCCCAACGGCGAATTCACCGCCCTCATGAAACAGATGGGCGCGGTGCCCAAGGAGCAGCGCCCCGCCATGGGCAAGCTCGTCAACGAGGCCAAGGCGCAGCTGTCGGCGCAGCTCGACGCTACGCTCGAGCGTATCGCCGCCGCCGAGATCGCCGCGCAGCTCGGGCCCATCGTGGACCCCACGCTGCCGTCGCCCGACCCCGGTCCCGGCACCATGCACCCGCTCACGCAGGTGCGCGAGGAGATGTGCCGCATCCTGCGCAAGGCGGGCTTCACGGTCGCCGACGGCCCGGAGGTCGAGACGGAGTATTACTGCTTCGATGCGCTCAACACTCCCGCCGACCATCCGGCGCGCGCCGAGCAGGATACGTTTTACTTTCCGGAGAACGCCAAGTTCGGCAACATCGCCCGCAAGGTCCCCGGCGAGAAATACCTCCTGCGCACGCACACCTCGTCGGTGCAGATCCGCACCATGCTCAAGGGCGAGCCGCCCATCCGCATCGTGTCTCCCGGCCGCGTCTATCGCCGCGACACCACCGACGCCACGCACAGCGCCAACTTCCACCAGCTCGAGTGTCTCTATGTGGACAAAAACGTCACCGTGCGCGACCTGAAGGCGCTGCTCGACTACATCTTCGCCTCGTTGCTCGGCAAGGACACCAAGACCCGTTTCCGCCCGCATTACTTCGGTTACACCGAGCCCTCCTTCGAGGTGGACCTTTCCGCCAAGCACCTGCCCAAGGTGAACAAGGAGTGGATCGAGATCGGCGGCTGCGGCATGGTTGATCCGTCGGTGTTCGAGGCCGTTGGTTACGACCCCGAGGTCTGGACCGGCTATGCCTTCGGCATGGGCCTCGAGCGCCTCGCGATGCTCGTCTATGGCATCGATGACATCCGCTATTTCTACCAGAACGACGTTCGCTTCCTGAAGCAGTTCGCCTGA
- the pheT gene encoding phenylalanine--tRNA ligase subunit beta — MKISLNWLKQYVNLDGVSTDELKRAVTFLGFEVEGVASTGLPPLQNVVVGEILTRTKIPNLKKDISLCTVEVGAAHGGVRTIVCGAPNCDAGNRVPVALPGAVLPSGFQIALRKTYGHESQGMMCAPDELGLSGDHAGLLILPAITPIGQPINDAVPGGDTVLDIEITPNRPDALSHIGIARELAAWFCKDVSYPSIKFRGETHGSRPDILADIKVEAPKDCPLYIGIAIAGVKVGPSPAWMQERLKAIGLRPINNLVDVGNYVMLELGQPLHVFDSKKIGGRKIIIRHAHDGEKLVTLDAKERVLNNRMLVIADESRPLVVAGIMGGADAGVDETTTDIVLEAAYFRPQLIRATSKKLGLASDSSYRFERGVDPHSTLEAAQRAVDLLLETAGGTVVGPSFKVGGDVPWQREIVVTPAYINEKLGFEIPADEQRAALEALDLVVTHEEPTEKRGPAWTVAIPSYRADLDRPIDLVEEVLRVYGTEKVPAAPAVGPALVDAEDAPTVVFNRKVTDYLVGQHFHECVNYTLRSAKELKTWVSDTAVQELGLLNPFVEEQSHLRPTLVLGLLESLKLNQSRGNHVSRLCETGRVFMEINGTVHECAGVGFIMAENPKARSWLVRDQPDFYTVKRHMEILAAEAGIDLSAQPLVPVSGAYWGWQEGHAAAAGEMKHGWSARFGLLNLAMVRAAGVEGKVWSGMLAILPENLTADGARRRYRNFSLQPVALRDLALVMDVARQAEEVRTQLLQTARSAAGTAFAVEGVEIFDVYRGSGLPEGKKSVAFALSFRSAERTLTDDEVNAVFAKIQQEIAADGSVTVRA; from the coding sequence ATGAAAATTTCCCTCAATTGGCTCAAGCAATACGTGAACCTCGACGGTGTCTCCACCGACGAGCTGAAGCGCGCCGTCACCTTCCTCGGCTTCGAGGTCGAGGGCGTGGCCAGCACCGGTCTGCCGCCGCTGCAAAACGTCGTCGTGGGCGAAATCCTCACGCGCACCAAGATTCCGAACCTCAAGAAGGACATCTCTCTCTGCACGGTTGAGGTTGGTGCCGCCCACGGCGGCGTACGCACCATCGTGTGTGGCGCACCCAACTGCGATGCCGGCAACCGCGTCCCCGTGGCCCTGCCCGGTGCAGTTCTGCCGAGCGGGTTCCAGATCGCCCTGCGCAAGACCTACGGCCACGAGTCGCAGGGCATGATGTGCGCTCCCGACGAACTCGGCCTGTCCGGCGACCACGCCGGCCTGCTGATTCTCCCGGCGATCACGCCCATCGGCCAGCCGATCAACGACGCCGTCCCCGGCGGCGACACCGTGCTCGACATCGAGATCACGCCGAACCGACCGGACGCACTCAGCCACATCGGCATCGCGCGCGAACTCGCCGCCTGGTTTTGCAAGGACGTCAGTTACCCCTCGATCAAGTTCCGCGGCGAGACGCACGGTTCCCGCCCCGACATCCTTGCCGACATCAAGGTCGAGGCGCCCAAGGACTGCCCGCTCTACATCGGCATCGCCATCGCCGGCGTGAAGGTCGGCCCGAGCCCGGCGTGGATGCAGGAGCGTCTCAAGGCCATCGGCCTGCGCCCGATCAACAACCTCGTGGACGTGGGCAACTACGTCATGCTCGAGCTGGGCCAGCCGCTGCACGTTTTCGATTCCAAGAAGATCGGCGGTCGCAAGATCATCATCCGCCACGCCCACGACGGCGAGAAGCTCGTCACCCTCGATGCGAAGGAACGCGTGCTCAACAACCGCATGCTGGTCATCGCCGACGAGTCCAGGCCGCTCGTCGTGGCCGGCATCATGGGCGGCGCGGATGCGGGCGTGGACGAAACCACGACCGACATCGTGCTTGAGGCGGCGTATTTCCGCCCGCAACTGATCCGCGCCACTTCCAAGAAACTCGGACTCGCGTCAGACTCTTCCTACCGCTTCGAACGCGGCGTGGATCCGCACAGCACGCTGGAAGCGGCGCAGCGCGCCGTGGACCTGTTGCTCGAAACGGCTGGGGGCACCGTGGTCGGACCGTCGTTCAAGGTCGGTGGCGACGTGCCGTGGCAGCGCGAGATCGTCGTCACGCCCGCCTACATCAACGAGAAGCTTGGCTTCGAAATTCCCGCTGACGAACAGCGCGCCGCACTCGAGGCGCTCGACCTCGTTGTGACTCACGAGGAGCCGACCGAGAAACGCGGCCCTGCGTGGACCGTGGCCATCCCGAGTTACCGCGCCGATCTCGACCGTCCGATCGACCTCGTCGAGGAAGTTTTGCGCGTTTACGGCACTGAAAAGGTGCCCGCCGCACCGGCCGTCGGCCCGGCCTTGGTGGATGCCGAGGATGCGCCGACCGTCGTGTTCAACCGCAAGGTCACGGACTACCTTGTCGGGCAGCATTTCCACGAGTGCGTGAACTACACGCTGCGCTCGGCCAAGGAGCTCAAGACCTGGGTCTCCGACACGGCCGTGCAGGAACTCGGTCTGCTCAATCCCTTCGTCGAGGAGCAGTCGCACCTGCGCCCCACGCTGGTGCTCGGCCTGCTTGAGTCGCTCAAGCTCAACCAGTCGCGCGGCAACCATGTCTCCCGCCTCTGCGAAACCGGCCGCGTGTTCATGGAAATCAACGGCACGGTGCACGAGTGCGCCGGCGTCGGCTTCATCATGGCCGAGAATCCCAAGGCCCGTTCCTGGCTCGTTCGTGATCAGCCGGACTTCTACACCGTTAAGCGCCACATGGAGATTCTCGCCGCCGAGGCGGGGATTGACCTCTCGGCGCAGCCGCTCGTGCCGGTGTCCGGCGCCTATTGGGGGTGGCAGGAAGGCCATGCAGCCGCTGCCGGGGAAATGAAGCACGGTTGGTCTGCGCGCTTTGGCCTGCTGAATCTCGCGATGGTCCGCGCCGCGGGCGTCGAGGGCAAGGTCTGGTCCGGCATGCTCGCCATACTGCCGGAAAATCTCACGGCCGACGGCGCGCGCCGCCGTTACCGTAACTTCAGTCTGCAGCCCGTCGCCCTGCGCGACCTGGCGCTCGTGATGGATGTTGCGCGCCAGGCTGAGGAGGTGCGCACCCAGCTGCTCCAGACCGCCCGGTCGGCTGCCGGCACCGCCTTTGCTGTCGAGGGGGTCGAGATCTTTGACGTGTATCGGGGCTCGGGTCTCCCCGAGGGGAAGAAGAGCGTGGCCTTCGCGCTCTCGTTCCGCTCGGCCGAACGCACGCTCACCGACGACGAGGTCAACGCGGTCTTCGCCAAGATACAGCAGGAGATCGCCGCTGATGGCAGTGTCACCGTGCGCGCCTGA
- a CDS encoding PilZ domain-containing protein — translation MLLFKKILDFKKPEIGNSDKRGAKRYPVGVKFALKAKLSLPSRDGDGGLLTGHRAGSTDWGGQLVDLSSNGANIRLHPAASASPGDVCQLKLELENLLFEIEARVAYFRAGAQFVSCGLTLAFPDSYARRAFLQLMEPVVVGSTLEPVSRVKQDIPGLLKEQYRGESESELNVWRDSNGKNAKLFELLIHDYVIRGNTEVPGLKVGRRDGTNTAMGAGHKDEIRRLFQFVTQNLNKSVPSEVRKFLELFAA, via the coding sequence ATGCTGCTTTTCAAGAAGATCCTGGATTTCAAGAAACCCGAGATTGGAAACTCTGACAAACGCGGCGCCAAACGCTATCCCGTCGGGGTGAAATTCGCCCTGAAGGCCAAGCTCTCCCTGCCTTCCCGGGATGGAGACGGCGGCCTGCTGACCGGCCATCGCGCCGGATCCACGGATTGGGGTGGCCAGCTGGTTGATCTTTCCAGCAACGGTGCCAACATCCGCCTTCACCCGGCCGCCTCCGCCTCACCCGGCGATGTGTGCCAGCTGAAACTGGAGTTGGAGAACCTGCTTTTCGAAATCGAGGCGCGAGTCGCCTACTTCCGCGCCGGGGCGCAGTTTGTCAGCTGCGGCCTGACCCTAGCCTTCCCCGATTCCTATGCGCGCAGGGCTTTTCTCCAGCTGATGGAGCCGGTCGTGGTCGGCTCAACCCTGGAGCCGGTGAGCCGGGTCAAACAGGACATCCCCGGCTTGCTCAAGGAACAGTATCGCGGCGAATCCGAATCGGAGCTGAATGTCTGGCGCGACAGCAACGGCAAGAACGCCAAACTCTTCGAACTGCTCATCCACGACTATGTCATCCGCGGCAACACCGAGGTGCCCGGTCTCAAGGTGGGCCGGCGCGACGGCACCAATACCGCGATGGGAGCCGGCCACAAGGACGAGATCCGCCGCCTGTTTCAGTTCGTCACACAAAATCTTAACAAGTCGGTGCCATCGGAGGTCCGGAAGTTCCTCGAACTCTTCGCGGCCTGA
- the gatC gene encoding Asp-tRNA(Asn)/Glu-tRNA(Gln) amidotransferase subunit GatC, with product MSAGSDLNIDYVANLARLALTDEQKARYARQLGDILHYVDKLKQVDVAGVEPMAHAAPVFNVWQTDEPRSGLTTGQALRNAPAQRQNMIVVPKVVE from the coding sequence ATGAGCGCCGGATCCGACCTCAACATCGACTACGTGGCCAACCTGGCCCGCCTCGCCCTGACCGACGAGCAAAAGGCCCGCTATGCCCGCCAATTGGGCGACATCCTGCACTACGTGGACAAGCTCAAGCAGGTGGATGTCGCAGGCGTCGAGCCCATGGCTCACGCCGCCCCGGTTTTCAATGTCTGGCAAACCGACGAGCCGCGCTCCGGCCTGACGACCGGGCAGGCCCTGCGCAACGCTCCCGCGCAGCGGCAGAACATGATCGTCGTGCCCAAGGTCGTCGAATAA
- the gatA gene encoding Asp-tRNA(Asn)/Glu-tRNA(Gln) amidotransferase subunit GatA — protein sequence MARDLTYLSATELAALLATRQLSSVELVQSCLARVQAVDTQVKAFNSRDEAAALAAARESDARRAAGQARGPLDGIPVGFKDVIAVEGQPLTCSSKMLANYVSPYDATVTTRLKAAGAIPLGRLNMDEFAMGSSTENSAFGPTANPWDLTRVPGGSSGGSAAAVAAGELPLTLGSDTGGSIRQPAALCGIVGLKPTYGLVSRFGLAAYASSLDQIGPLSRTVDDAAVLLQAIAGHDERDSTSFKADVPDYRAEMAKRSGPWRIGVPKEFFGAGLDPEVGAAVQSAIGHYRKAGCEIREVSLPLAAEQAIAVYYLIATAEASSNLARYDGIRYGHRAAKAKDVVDLYFQSRAEGFGDEVKRRIILGTHVLSSGYYDAYYLRAQKVRTLIRNEFAAVLKDCDALLSPTSPTPAFRIGEKSSDPLAMYLTDIYTISVNLAGLPGISVPCGFTAGGLPIGLQLIGRPFDESGLLAIARHYEQAHDWRNFHPSL from the coding sequence ATGGCGCGCGATCTTACCTATCTTTCCGCCACCGAGCTGGCGGCACTGCTCGCCACCCGACAGCTTTCGTCGGTCGAGCTGGTGCAGTCCTGCCTCGCCCGCGTGCAAGCCGTGGATACGCAGGTGAAAGCCTTCAATTCCCGTGATGAAGCGGCCGCGCTCGCCGCCGCCCGCGAATCTGATGCCCGTCGCGCCGCCGGGCAGGCGAGGGGACCGCTCGACGGCATCCCGGTCGGTTTCAAGGACGTCATCGCCGTCGAGGGGCAACCGCTCACGTGTTCCAGCAAGATGTTGGCGAACTACGTTTCCCCTTACGACGCCACTGTCACGACCCGCCTGAAAGCCGCCGGCGCGATTCCGCTCGGCCGGCTCAACATGGACGAGTTCGCCATGGGCTCCTCGACGGAAAACTCCGCCTTCGGCCCGACGGCCAACCCGTGGGACCTCACGCGCGTGCCCGGCGGCAGCTCCGGCGGCTCAGCCGCGGCCGTCGCCGCAGGCGAACTGCCGCTCACGCTCGGTTCCGATACGGGCGGCTCCATCCGCCAGCCGGCGGCGCTTTGCGGCATCGTCGGACTCAAGCCGACCTACGGCTTGGTCTCCCGCTTCGGGCTCGCCGCCTACGCGTCGTCCCTTGACCAGATTGGTCCGCTCAGTCGCACGGTGGATGATGCCGCGGTGTTGCTGCAGGCCATCGCCGGACACGACGAGCGTGACTCGACCTCGTTTAAGGCTGACGTGCCCGATTACCGCGCAGAGATGGCGAAGCGCTCCGGCCCGTGGCGCATCGGCGTGCCGAAAGAGTTCTTTGGCGCCGGTCTCGACCCTGAGGTGGGAGCCGCCGTGCAGTCGGCCATTGGGCACTACCGCAAGGCCGGCTGCGAAATCCGCGAGGTATCGCTGCCGTTGGCGGCGGAGCAGGCCATCGCGGTTTACTACCTCATCGCCACGGCCGAGGCCTCGTCCAATCTCGCCCGCTACGACGGCATCCGCTACGGCCACCGCGCCGCCAAGGCCAAGGATGTCGTGGACCTCTATTTCCAGTCGCGCGCCGAGGGTTTTGGCGACGAGGTGAAGCGCCGCATCATTCTCGGCACCCACGTGCTGAGCAGCGGCTACTACGATGCCTATTACCTGCGCGCCCAGAAGGTGCGCACGCTTATCCGCAACGAGTTCGCCGCCGTGCTGAAGGACTGCGATGCGTTGCTCTCGCCCACGTCGCCGACTCCCGCGTTCAGGATCGGGGAGAAGTCGTCCGATCCGCTTGCGATGTATCTCACCGACATCTACACGATCAGCGTGAACCTCGCCGGCCTGCCGGGCATCTCGGTGCCCTGCGGTTTCACCGCCGGCGGTCTGCCCATCGGCCTGCAGCTGATCGGGCGGCCTTTCGACGAATCTGGCCTCCTCGCCATCGCCCGCCACTACGAACAGGCGCACGACTGGCGGAACTTCCATCCCTCACTCTGA
- the gatB gene encoding Asp-tRNA(Asn)/Glu-tRNA(Gln) amidotransferase subunit GatB — protein MKYEAVIGLEVHVQLRTASKMFTRVAAGYGEPENTLVDPVVLALPGALPVLNKEALDKIIKAGLILGCDIAPVCKWDRKNYFYPDSPKNYQISQYDQPICLGGAVEIELPGPSRNVMGEHKKIALTRIHLEEDVGKLNHGAVESLVDYNRAGTPLMEIVSEPDLRSADEAFAFLTSLRIALVQGGISDCDMEKGQMRCDANISIRPVGETKLGTKVELKNLNSISFVRDGIAHEIRRQIAVVEAGGVIVQETRDYDGQTGASQSLRSKEMAHDYRYFPDPDLMPVKVDEAWKARIKATVPEHHFDRQRRYLDQFGLPYTQTSVLVPDTAYSAYFEETVALGAKPQAAANLICNNLLGELAAAQLELSASKVRPAHIASLVKLTESGVISSSIAKEVFAAMFQSGEMPDVIVEKQGLKQSSDTGELEKWVADAITADPKAVAQFKSGNEKALNALKGAVMKASKGKANPQLVDQIVRKQLGA, from the coding sequence ATGAAATACGAAGCCGTCATCGGTCTGGAGGTTCATGTGCAGCTGCGCACGGCGTCGAAGATGTTCACGCGCGTCGCCGCCGGTTACGGCGAGCCGGAGAACACGCTTGTCGATCCTGTCGTGCTGGCGTTGCCCGGGGCGCTGCCGGTGCTGAACAAGGAGGCCCTCGACAAGATCATCAAGGCCGGCCTCATCCTCGGCTGCGACATCGCCCCGGTTTGCAAGTGGGACCGGAAAAACTATTTCTATCCCGACTCGCCCAAGAACTACCAGATCTCGCAATACGACCAGCCGATCTGCCTCGGCGGCGCGGTCGAAATCGAGCTGCCCGGGCCCTCGCGCAACGTGATGGGCGAGCACAAGAAGATCGCGCTGACCCGCATCCACCTCGAGGAGGACGTCGGCAAGCTCAACCACGGCGCCGTGGAGTCGCTGGTGGATTACAACCGTGCCGGCACGCCGCTCATGGAAATCGTGTCCGAGCCCGACCTGCGCAGTGCCGACGAGGCCTTTGCATTCCTGACCTCGCTGCGCATCGCCCTCGTGCAGGGCGGCATTTCCGACTGCGACATGGAGAAGGGCCAGATGCGCTGCGATGCCAACATTTCCATCCGGCCGGTCGGCGAGACGAAGCTCGGCACCAAGGTCGAGCTGAAGAACCTCAACTCCATCTCGTTCGTGCGCGACGGCATCGCCCATGAAATCCGCCGCCAGATTGCCGTCGTCGAGGCCGGCGGCGTCATCGTTCAGGAGACGCGCGATTACGACGGCCAGACCGGCGCCTCCCAGTCGCTGCGCTCGAAGGAAATGGCCCATGACTACCGCTATTTCCCCGATCCCGACCTAATGCCGGTGAAGGTGGACGAGGCGTGGAAGGCGCGCATCAAGGCCACGGTGCCCGAGCACCACTTTGACCGCCAGCGGCGTTACTTGGATCAATTCGGCCTGCCCTACACGCAAACTTCCGTGCTGGTGCCCGATACCGCCTACAGCGCGTATTTTGAGGAAACCGTCGCGCTCGGTGCCAAACCTCAGGCGGCGGCGAACCTGATCTGCAACAACCTGCTCGGCGAGCTCGCCGCGGCGCAGCTTGAACTCTCCGCCAGCAAGGTTCGGCCCGCGCACATCGCGTCCTTGGTCAAGCTCACCGAAAGCGGCGTCATTTCCAGCAGCATCGCGAAGGAGGTTTTCGCGGCGATGTTCCAGTCCGGCGAAATGCCCGATGTTATCGTCGAGAAGCAAGGCCTCAAGCAGTCGAGCGACACCGGCGAGTTGGAGAAGTGGGTGGCCGATGCCATCACCGCCGACCCGAAGGCCGTGGCCCAATTCAAGTCCGGCAACGAGAAGGCGCTTAATGCGCTCAAGGGCGCCGTCATGAAAGCTTCCAAGGGCAAGGCCAACCCGCAGCTCGTCGACCAGATTGTCCGCAAGCAGCTCGGCGCCTGA
- a CDS encoding PilZ domain-containing protein, giving the protein MLLFRRIFNFEKPKVEKLADLRLNQRYAPGAAFPLQAWLIGPNFELPGKVENLSGNGLGLLTTDHDSGLRHGQGVKVRLALADFQLTLSAKIAHLRPVARGQYCGLGLQFGDFLEQKSWLQLLQPVAIGQSLRGVPPERVAQNEPQFIKQVFRGEENSALTVWLEKSFGTPLHSFEFETHDYFCRADAKLGVLEAYVREATDSHKGKLSNPVFDTSGGLNDEIRQLFLWILPNLSREVPDDVRAFLQRFAA; this is encoded by the coding sequence GTGCTGCTTTTCCGCCGCATATTCAATTTTGAGAAACCCAAGGTCGAGAAACTCGCCGACCTGCGGCTCAACCAACGCTACGCCCCGGGCGCGGCTTTTCCGCTCCAAGCCTGGCTGATCGGCCCGAATTTCGAATTACCGGGCAAGGTCGAAAATCTTTCCGGCAACGGCCTGGGCTTGCTGACCACAGACCATGATTCCGGGCTAAGGCACGGCCAGGGCGTAAAAGTTCGCCTCGCCCTCGCAGATTTTCAGCTGACCCTGTCCGCGAAGATCGCGCACCTGCGCCCCGTCGCCCGGGGCCAGTATTGCGGACTTGGCCTGCAGTTCGGCGACTTCCTTGAGCAAAAATCATGGCTCCAATTGCTCCAGCCGGTGGCTATCGGCCAGTCGCTCCGGGGCGTGCCACCCGAGCGCGTGGCGCAGAACGAGCCGCAGTTCATCAAGCAGGTCTTCCGCGGCGAGGAAAACTCGGCTCTGACGGTCTGGCTCGAAAAATCCTTCGGCACGCCGCTGCACAGCTTCGAGTTCGAGACGCACGACTACTTCTGCCGCGCCGACGCGAAGCTCGGGGTGCTCGAGGCCTACGTGCGCGAGGCCACGGATTCGCACAAGGGCAAGCTCAGCAACCCGGTCTTTGACACCAGCGGCGGCCTCAACGACGAGATCCGCCAGCTCTTCCTCTGGATCCTGCCGAACCTCTCGCGCGAAGTCCCCGACGACGTCCGCGCCTTCCTCCAGCGCTTCGCCGCGTAG
- a CDS encoding PilZ domain-containing protein, producing the protein MFSRILGFEENHIREIERRREQRYVPGKVFPLQATIDVDGEPRSAKIMDLSPGGAGLRVAGPAYTRGSLAKLHLMIDDSWVEFACTIAHVRILPSGCRLGLTAGFASFDEKKAYLQLLQPIAIGSVFRVTPPEEVRQLDPGMHKLVFTGRPGTELNVWRQTDDAGPFHSLHWQMDDYIVQATVGAEMQVYSRKYMIAPTRAKASGPAYRKLPADVQAEISRLFRWTMLNLPKDVPADVRTFVQGF; encoded by the coding sequence TTGTTCAGCCGCATACTCGGTTTTGAGGAAAACCACATTCGGGAGATAGAGCGCCGCCGGGAACAACGTTACGTGCCGGGCAAGGTGTTCCCGCTGCAGGCCACCATCGACGTGGATGGCGAACCCCGCAGTGCGAAGATCATGGACCTGTCGCCGGGCGGCGCCGGCCTGCGCGTGGCCGGCCCAGCCTATACGCGCGGATCCCTGGCCAAGCTTCACCTGATGATCGACGACTCGTGGGTCGAGTTTGCCTGCACCATCGCGCATGTGCGCATCCTGCCTTCGGGCTGTCGCCTGGGACTCACGGCCGGATTCGCCAGTTTCGATGAGAAAAAGGCCTACCTCCAGCTGCTCCAACCCATCGCCATCGGCAGCGTCTTCCGGGTAACCCCACCCGAAGAAGTGCGCCAGCTGGATCCCGGCATGCACAAACTGGTCTTCACCGGCAGGCCAGGCACCGAGCTCAATGTCTGGCGGCAAACCGACGACGCGGGTCCCTTTCACAGCCTGCACTGGCAGATGGACGACTATATCGTGCAGGCCACCGTCGGCGCCGAGATGCAGGTTTACTCCCGCAAATACATGATCGCGCCCACCCGGGCCAAAGCCAGCGGTCCCGCCTACCGAAAACTACCCGCCGACGTCCAGGCCGAGATCAGCCGGCTCTTCCGGTGGACCATGCTCAATCTGCCCAAGGACGTGCCCGCCGACGTTCGCACCTTTGTGCAAGGATTCTGA
- a CDS encoding superoxide dismutase, which translates to MTNNPAPVSRRSALKIIGTATALAGFGLSRARAATEPAPLGWELPPLGYAYAALEPHFDALTMEIHHTKHHQAYITNAKNLLKDHPGLLALGPETLVRDLARVPEAIRTGIRNNAGGHVNHTFFWKLISPAGGMSIQQLPVAIAETFGSMDAFKKLFADAAMKRFGSGWAWLSVKADGGLVIHSTANQDSPLSEGLTPVIGLDVWEHAYYLHYQNRRADFVAAFWHVLNWTQAEANYAAARRG; encoded by the coding sequence ATGACAAACAACCCCGCCCCGGTCTCGCGTCGGTCCGCCCTCAAAATCATCGGCACCGCCACCGCGCTGGCAGGCTTCGGTCTGTCCCGGGCCCGTGCCGCGACGGAGCCGGCCCCGCTGGGCTGGGAGCTTCCACCCCTGGGTTACGCCTACGCTGCGCTGGAGCCGCACTTCGATGCGCTGACGATGGAGATCCATCACACCAAGCACCATCAGGCCTACATCACCAATGCGAAGAATCTGCTCAAGGACCACCCCGGCCTGCTGGCGCTCGGGCCGGAGACCTTGGTGCGCGATCTCGCCCGCGTGCCGGAGGCCATCCGCACCGGAATCCGCAACAACGCCGGCGGCCATGTGAACCATACGTTTTTCTGGAAGCTCATTTCGCCTGCGGGAGGCATGTCCATCCAGCAACTGCCGGTCGCGATCGCGGAGACCTTCGGCTCGATGGACGCTTTCAAGAAACTTTTTGCCGACGCCGCCATGAAACGCTTCGGCAGCGGCTGGGCCTGGCTTAGCGTCAAGGCGGACGGCGGACTGGTCATCCACTCGACGGCCAACCAGGACTCTCCGCTTTCCGAGGGACTCACGCCCGTCATCGGGCTCGATGTCTGGGAGCACGCCTACTACCTGCACTATCAGAACCGCCGCGCGGACTTTGTGGCGGCGTTCTGGCACGTGCTGAATTGGACGCAGGCCGAGGCGAATTATGCGGCCGCGCGCCGCGGCTGA